One Nostoc sp. UHCC 0302 DNA window includes the following coding sequences:
- a CDS encoding bifunctional serine/threonine-protein kinase/formylglycine-generating enzyme family protein: MQICQNPNCSNPFNADGNRFCISCGQSNFGKLLRNRYRVLELLGEGGFSRTYASEDADRLNAPCVIKQFFPQVQGTGQRTKAAEFFKEEAFRLYELGENHTQIPRLLAYFEQGSSLYLVQEFIQGQTLLQELQQQTYGEAEIRELLADLLPVLEFIHTHNVIHRDIKPENIIRRIGDEKPVLIDFGGAKQVTQATVGRQSTVIYTLGYAPTEQMAGFACHASDLYALGVTCVRLLTQCLPLQDAHGRIHDPLYDAMNAKWLWHEYLQRKGINISEELRIILDKLLKHFPSERYQTAVEVINDLKSTKLTSEPIALKIVSLPKSILVPPPAKVIVPLPDLETFEFDIVTVDTAGREVNRDRRSAEFFAEELNKTITLEMVSIPGGTFMMGSPDFEGDADERPQHKVTIKPFFMGKFPVTQAQWKAVAALPKVKQTLNPHPSKFKGLDRPVENVSWHEAVEFCVRLSEKTGRDYRLPSEAEWEYACRAGTTTSFHFGETVTSDLVSCSSNDAIEPKSRYRKETTNVGSFEVANAFGLYDMHGLVWEWCADPWHNNYKDAPSDGTAWEIGGDVHRRVLRGGSWSFSAELCRSASRSWNESDGGLRICGFRVVFSPAEII; encoded by the coding sequence ATGCAAATCTGCCAAAATCCCAATTGCTCAAATCCATTCAATGCTGATGGCAATAGATTTTGCATAAGTTGCGGACAAAGCAACTTTGGCAAACTTCTCAGAAACCGCTACCGTGTATTGGAACTATTAGGTGAAGGCGGATTCAGTAGAACTTATGCCTCAGAAGATGCAGATAGACTAAATGCACCTTGCGTCATCAAGCAATTTTTTCCCCAAGTTCAGGGAACAGGACAACGTACCAAAGCAGCAGAATTTTTCAAAGAAGAGGCTTTTCGGTTGTATGAACTGGGAGAAAATCATACCCAAATCCCCAGATTGCTGGCTTACTTTGAACAAGGTTCTAGCTTATATCTCGTGCAAGAATTTATTCAAGGACAAACTCTTTTACAAGAACTTCAACAACAAACTTATGGCGAAGCAGAAATACGCGAACTTTTAGCTGATTTATTACCAGTTCTGGAATTTATTCATACTCATAACGTTATCCATCGGGATATTAAACCAGAAAATATTATTCGCCGTATCGGTGATGAAAAACCTGTATTAATTGATTTTGGTGGTGCGAAACAAGTAACCCAAGCCACTGTAGGAAGACAATCTACAGTAATTTATACACTTGGTTATGCCCCAACTGAACAAATGGCTGGGTTTGCTTGTCATGCCAGTGATTTATACGCTTTGGGCGTAACTTGCGTGCGTCTTTTAACTCAATGTTTACCTTTACAAGATGCTCACGGACGGATTCATGACCCTCTTTATGATGCGATGAATGCTAAATGGTTGTGGCATGAATATTTACAGAGAAAAGGTATTAATATCAGTGAAGAATTAAGAATAATTTTAGATAAATTACTGAAGCATTTTCCCAGCGAAAGGTATCAAACTGCTGTAGAAGTTATTAACGATTTAAAATCTACAAAATTAACTAGTGAACCTATTGCCCTAAAAATTGTCTCACTTCCTAAATCGATATTAGTGCCTCCACCAGCAAAAGTAATAGTCCCATTACCAGACTTAGAAACCTTTGAATTTGACATAGTGACAGTAGACACAGCTGGGAGAGAAGTAAACCGCGATCGCCGCAGTGCAGAATTTTTTGCTGAAGAATTGAACAAGACCATTACACTAGAGATGGTATCGATTCCCGGCGGTACTTTTATGATGGGTTCACCAGACTTTGAAGGAGATGCTGACGAACGTCCTCAACACAAAGTCACAATCAAACCCTTTTTTATGGGTAAATTCCCTGTAACTCAAGCACAATGGAAAGCTGTTGCAGCTTTACCGAAAGTGAAACAAACCTTAAATCCTCATCCATCTAAATTTAAAGGTTTAGATCGCCCAGTAGAAAATGTATCTTGGCATGAGGCTGTCGAATTCTGTGTAAGGCTGTCGGAAAAAACCGGACGTGACTATCGTTTACCCAGTGAAGCCGAATGGGAATATGCTTGTCGTGCTGGAACCACTACATCCTTCCACTTTGGCGAAACGGTTACTTCTGACTTAGTAAGCTGTAGCAGCAACGATGCTATTGAACCAAAAAGCAGATATCGTAAAGAAACGACAAATGTCGGCAGTTTTGAAGTAGCGAACGCCTTTGGATTGTACGATATGCACGGCTTAGTTTGGGAATGGTGTGCCGATCCGTGGCACAACAATTATAAAGATGCACCATCAGATGGAACAGCTTGGGAAATAGGTGGTGATGTACATCGTCGGGTGCTACGCGGTGGTTCTTGGAGTTTTAGCGCTGAACTTTGTCGCAGCGCCAGCCGTAGCTGGAATGAGTCAGACGGTGGGTTAAGGATATGTGGTTTTCGAGTAGTGTTTTCCCCAGCAGAGATTATTTAA
- a CDS encoding metal ABC transporter permease, which produces MLQALIEPLQYGFMQRSLVIAILVGLLCAVVGSYLMVQRLALLGDAISHSVLPGLAIAFMVGANIFVGAFIAGVLSTMAIAWIRTRSPIKEDAAMGIVFSAFFALGITLITVVQKDNKIDLNHFLFGNILGVTIDEVRDTAIIAVIVLVVVLLLYKELLFYTFDPLGAQAAGLPVNRLNFGLMVLIALTIVASMKAVGVILVLSLLITPGATAYLLVKRLNQVMILGAVIGVFSSISGMYLSYFYNLPSGPAIVLVVSGLFVLALLFSPKHGIFTMKRKEVLTE; this is translated from the coding sequence ATGCTACAAGCTTTAATTGAGCCTTTACAGTACGGCTTTATGCAGCGATCGCTCGTAATTGCCATTTTAGTAGGTTTGTTATGTGCTGTTGTTGGCAGCTACTTGATGGTGCAGCGATTAGCACTGCTGGGTGATGCTATCAGTCACTCAGTTTTGCCAGGACTTGCGATCGCTTTCATGGTGGGAGCGAATATTTTTGTCGGCGCATTTATTGCTGGTGTTCTCAGTACAATGGCGATCGCCTGGATTAGAACGCGATCGCCTATTAAAGAAGATGCAGCAATGGGGATAGTTTTCTCTGCATTCTTTGCCCTTGGGATTACCCTAATTACAGTAGTTCAAAAAGATAATAAAATCGACCTCAACCACTTCCTCTTCGGTAACATTCTCGGCGTTACTATTGATGAAGTACGAGATACAGCTATTATTGCCGTTATTGTTTTAGTGGTTGTTCTTTTATTATATAAAGAACTTTTATTTTACACATTTGACCCTTTAGGCGCTCAAGCCGCAGGATTGCCAGTCAATCGGCTAAACTTTGGATTGATGGTATTGATTGCTTTAACAATAGTCGCCAGCATGAAAGCCGTAGGTGTAATTTTAGTACTATCACTTTTGATTACGCCAGGGGCAACCGCCTATTTATTAGTTAAACGCCTCAATCAAGTAATGATTTTAGGTGCAGTAATCGGGGTATTTTCTAGCATTAGTGGTATGTACCTCAGCTACTTTTATAATTTGCCCTCTGGCCCTGCGATCGTGTTAGTTGTATCCGGATTATTTGTATTAGCATTACTCTTTAGTCCCAAACATGGTATTTTTACCATGAAGCGCAAAGAAGTATTGACTGAATAA
- a CDS encoding DUF1499 domain-containing protein has product MAFAGKRPNNLGVHDGKLAPCPNSPNCVSSQSSDAVHQIAPLTFTSRPEEAIAAVKGIIQSLPRTKIITESDDYLYAEFKSALLGFVDDVEFYLDRNTNTIQVRSASRLGYGDLGVNRQRIEAIRAKFNQI; this is encoded by the coding sequence ATGGCTTTTGCAGGCAAACGACCGAATAATTTAGGTGTTCACGATGGTAAATTAGCACCTTGCCCTAACTCTCCTAACTGTGTTTCCAGTCAGAGTTCAGATGCAGTACACCAAATTGCACCGCTGACTTTCACCTCTAGACCAGAAGAAGCGATCGCTGCTGTTAAAGGTATCATTCAGTCTTTACCCAGAACTAAGATAATTACTGAAAGTGACGATTATTTATATGCGGAATTTAAGAGTGCATTGTTGGGATTTGTGGATGATGTAGAATTCTACCTTGACCGTAATACTAATACAATTCAAGTTCGCTCCGCCTCACGCTTAGGTTATGGTGATTTGGGTGTCAATCGTCAACGCATAGAGGCAATTAGAGCGAAGTTCAACCAAATTTAG
- a CDS encoding alanine--glyoxylate aminotransferase family protein produces MTQTTSINDSGRLQLAPLEIPSRLLLGPGPSNIHPTVLQAMNTPAVGHLDPAFLALMDEIQSLLRYVWQTENPLTIAVSGTGTAAMEATIANVTEPGDVVLIGVAGYFGNRLVDMAGRYGADVRTITKPWGQVFTLAEIRTAVETHRPAILALVHAETSTGARQPLEGVAEVCREFGTLLLVDTVTSLGGVPIFLDAWGVDLAYSCSQKGLGCSPGASPFTMSPRAVEKLQQRRTKVANWYLDMSLLGKYWGTERTYHHTAPINLYYALREALRLIVEEGLANCWQRHQKNVEYLWQGLEDIGLSLHVEREFRLPTLTTVRIPEGVDGKAIARQLLNEHGIEIGGGLGELAGQVWRVGLMGFNSRKESVDQLLAALRQVLPK; encoded by the coding sequence ATGACGCAAACAACGTCTATAAATGACTCTGGGCGTTTGCAACTCGCACCTCTGGAAATCCCATCCCGTTTACTGTTGGGGCCGGGCCCCTCAAATATTCATCCTACAGTGCTTCAGGCGATGAATACTCCAGCAGTTGGACATCTTGATCCAGCTTTTCTGGCGCTTATGGATGAAATTCAATCCCTGCTGCGCTATGTATGGCAGACAGAAAACCCACTAACTATTGCAGTCAGCGGTACAGGAACAGCTGCAATGGAAGCCACAATTGCTAATGTTACGGAACCCGGTGATGTGGTTTTGATTGGCGTAGCGGGATATTTTGGCAACCGCCTCGTTGATATGGCTGGGCGATATGGTGCAGATGTGCGAACCATTACTAAACCTTGGGGACAAGTTTTCACGCTTGCAGAAATCCGAACTGCTGTTGAAACCCATCGTCCGGCTATACTAGCGCTAGTTCATGCCGAAACTTCCACAGGCGCACGTCAACCATTAGAAGGAGTTGCTGAAGTTTGCCGTGAATTTGGCACTCTGCTACTGGTAGATACAGTGACTAGTCTGGGTGGCGTCCCGATATTTTTGGATGCTTGGGGAGTTGATTTAGCTTATAGCTGTAGCCAAAAAGGATTGGGTTGTTCGCCTGGTGCTTCTCCCTTTACAATGAGTCCGCGGGCAGTTGAGAAATTGCAGCAGCGCCGCACGAAGGTTGCAAACTGGTATTTGGATATGTCGTTATTAGGTAAGTATTGGGGTACTGAACGCACATATCACCATACAGCTCCAATTAACCTCTACTATGCGCTGCGGGAAGCACTACGTTTAATTGTAGAAGAGGGTCTGGCAAACTGCTGGCAGCGTCATCAAAAGAATGTGGAATATCTCTGGCAAGGTTTGGAGGATATAGGATTGAGTTTGCACGTTGAAAGAGAGTTCAGGTTACCAACCCTAACTACTGTCCGTATTCCAGAAGGAGTAGATGGTAAAGCAATTGCACGCCAGTTACTCAATGAACATGGTATTGAGATTGGTGGTGGTCTTGGTGAACTAGCTGGTCAAGTCTGGCGTGTGGGGCTAATGGGCTTCAATAGCCGCAAAGAAAGTGTTGACCAACTTTTAGCAGCACTACGGCAGGTATTACCTAAATAG
- a CDS encoding GNAT family N-acetyltransferase has product MHNLNQTAINSLKIIQTTDIVDFIPLLKELEFGEKFHLHMLQWCGIGKRDQSLTFWQVYLAKLETETIGVMGLYQLVDSPPDIVWIGWFGLRPKHRRQGWGKIMMNNLKEYALDFGFKQLWVYTNYPNLAAISFYENSGFVKLGAAAEVCPGKTFSLSDIILRVNI; this is encoded by the coding sequence ATGCATAACCTTAATCAAACAGCAATCAATTCTCTAAAAATAATCCAAACTACAGACATAGTAGACTTTATTCCTCTTTTAAAAGAATTAGAATTTGGGGAGAAATTCCATCTACATATGCTCCAGTGGTGCGGAATTGGCAAACGTGATCAATCACTGACTTTTTGGCAAGTTTATCTAGCAAAGCTAGAAACAGAAACAATAGGTGTAATGGGTCTTTACCAGCTAGTTGATAGTCCGCCTGATATTGTTTGGATAGGATGGTTTGGTTTACGTCCAAAACATCGGCGGCAAGGCTGGGGCAAAATTATGATGAATAACTTAAAAGAATATGCATTAGACTTTGGATTTAAACAACTTTGGGTATATACTAATTATCCTAATCTCGCAGCCATATCATTTTACGAAAATTCTGGATTTGTGAAATTAGGCGCAGCAGCAGAAGTTTGTCCGGGAAAAACATTTAGTTTATCAGACATAATTTTGAGAGTTAATATTTGA
- a CDS encoding GTP-binding protein, with product MRNLQETHLNRARASLRQALSWYGYLRKSGQLSSNPELAGLVKPELEALNSTLNKLDSNVIRIAAFGLVSRGKSAVLNALLGDKILQTGPLNGVTQWPRSVRWQPGGKVQVELIDTPGLDEIEGESRSQMAREVVHQADLILFIVSGDITRTEYQALLELRQAQKPLILVFNKIDLYPDTDQAAIYQNLQQLGAGHIEAKPLLPDEIVMVAAEPAPMEVRVEWADGRVSYEWETPPIQVDELKQTILNILNREGRSLLALNALIQARDAEEAIAQKTIDLRQQEAEEIIWQFTKYKALAVALNPVAFLDILGGTVADLALIRALARLYGLPMTSYEASKILKTILFSSGGLLLGELGSSFLLGLGKSTAALASGDNPTNITAYAGSAIAQAGIAGYGAYSVGKAAQVYLEKGCTWGQLGASSVIQEILSQVDQNTILYRLRQELGVKF from the coding sequence GTGCGAAATCTGCAAGAAACTCATTTAAATCGGGCCCGCGCCAGTCTAAGACAAGCGCTGTCTTGGTATGGATATCTTCGTAAGTCAGGACAGTTATCATCTAACCCAGAATTGGCAGGTTTGGTCAAACCAGAATTGGAGGCTTTGAACTCTACACTCAACAAGCTAGACTCTAATGTGATTAGAATTGCCGCTTTTGGTCTGGTGAGTCGTGGTAAATCAGCGGTATTGAATGCTTTATTGGGAGACAAGATTCTGCAAACTGGCCCTTTGAACGGAGTCACTCAATGGCCGCGTTCTGTGCGGTGGCAGCCAGGAGGTAAAGTACAAGTAGAGTTAATTGATACCCCTGGATTAGATGAAATTGAGGGTGAATCGCGATCGCAAATGGCACGAGAAGTTGTGCATCAAGCAGACTTGATTTTGTTTATCGTTTCTGGCGACATCACACGGACTGAGTATCAAGCACTTTTAGAATTGCGACAGGCGCAAAAACCCCTGATTTTAGTCTTTAACAAGATAGACCTTTACCCAGATACAGACCAAGCTGCGATTTACCAAAATTTGCAACAACTAGGTGCAGGACATATCGAAGCAAAGCCTCTACTACCTGATGAAATTGTTATGGTGGCGGCGGAACCAGCACCAATGGAAGTGCGGGTTGAGTGGGCTGATGGTCGCGTCAGTTATGAATGGGAAACGCCACCAATCCAGGTGGATGAACTCAAGCAGACAATTTTAAATATTCTCAATCGCGAAGGGCGATCGCTTCTCGCCTTAAATGCACTTATTCAAGCACGCGATGCAGAAGAAGCGATCGCCCAAAAAACCATCGACTTACGTCAACAAGAAGCTGAAGAGATCATCTGGCAATTTACCAAATACAAAGCTTTAGCAGTAGCGTTAAATCCCGTCGCCTTTTTAGATATACTTGGCGGCACAGTGGCTGATTTAGCTTTAATTCGCGCTTTGGCGAGATTGTATGGTTTGCCTATGACTAGTTATGAAGCCAGCAAGATTTTAAAAACGATTTTATTCAGTTCCGGTGGCTTACTGCTGGGAGAATTAGGCAGCAGTTTCTTGTTAGGTTTAGGTAAGAGTACAGCTGCCTTAGCTAGCGGTGACAATCCCACTAATATTACTGCTTACGCTGGTAGTGCGATCGCCCAAGCTGGTATTGCTGGTTACGGAGCATATTCCGTTGGGAAAGCAGCTCAAGTGTATCTCGAAAAAGGCTGCACTTGGGGACAATTGGGCGCTAGCAGCGTCATTCAAGAAATTCTTTCTCAAGTTGACCAAAACACAATTTTGTATCGTCTGCGCCAGGAGTTGGGGGTAAAGTTCTAA
- a CDS encoding metal ABC transporter substrate-binding protein yields the protein MKRKIVSSPISRLCLGMLLSLALFSCTQQNSNRNTAKGDKPRVVATSTIIADLAQKVGGDEIQLTGILKPGTDPHVYEPVPADSRFLEEADLILYNGYNLEPGLIKLMKASGGKAQQLAVGEVVKPLQLDDSRLKSGNPPTALSHKGKGEVVPDPHVWGSAENAIAMVNVIRDGLIKLSPEDREEFTQKASQLTNELTQLHSWVNQQIQTIPADKRKLVTTHDAFQYYGRAYGIAIAGTLIGISTEEQPSAQTVQRLVESIKKIGVPAIFAETTINPALIKTVAQEAGINLAPQQLYSDSIGAKGSNGDSYIKMIEANTRSIVEALGGKYTPFQLKK from the coding sequence ATGAAGAGAAAAATAGTTTCTAGCCCGATTTCTAGACTTTGCTTGGGAATGCTTTTGTCTTTGGCTTTATTTAGTTGTACTCAACAGAACTCTAATCGCAACACTGCCAAGGGAGATAAGCCGCGAGTGGTTGCAACTAGCACTATCATTGCTGATTTGGCACAAAAAGTTGGAGGAGACGAAATTCAACTAACTGGAATTCTCAAACCAGGAACTGATCCCCATGTTTATGAACCAGTACCAGCAGATAGTAGGTTTTTGGAAGAGGCAGATTTGATTTTGTATAACGGTTACAATTTGGAACCTGGACTGATTAAATTAATGAAAGCCTCTGGTGGGAAAGCGCAGCAATTAGCAGTGGGGGAAGTTGTTAAACCTTTGCAGTTAGACGACAGTCGCCTCAAGTCGGGAAACCCGCCCACAGCGCTGTCTCATAAAGGTAAAGGTGAAGTTGTCCCAGATCCTCACGTTTGGGGCAGTGCAGAAAATGCGATCGCAATGGTGAATGTGATTCGGGATGGGTTAATTAAATTATCACCTGAAGATAGAGAAGAATTTACCCAAAAAGCATCACAACTTACTAATGAATTAACGCAATTGCATAGCTGGGTTAATCAACAGATTCAAACTATTCCCGCAGATAAACGCAAACTTGTAACAACCCACGATGCATTTCAATATTATGGACGAGCTTATGGGATTGCGATCGCAGGAACTTTAATTGGGATTAGCACTGAAGAACAACCCAGCGCTCAAACAGTCCAAAGATTGGTAGAGTCAATTAAAAAGATCGGCGTTCCGGCAATTTTTGCCGAAACTACAATTAACCCAGCTTTAATTAAAACTGTTGCTCAAGAAGCAGGCATAAATTTAGCACCACAACAACTTTACTCTGATTCAATTGGTGCTAAGGGGAGTAACGGCGATTCTTATATCAAAATGATAGAAGCCAATACTCGCAGCATTGTAGAAGCATTAGGTGGAAAATATACACCCTTTCAACTAAAGAAGTAA
- a CDS encoding metal ABC transporter ATP-binding protein gives MSSTAPINITHLGVHYRIQEALRDVNCIVKPGRLTGIFGPNGAGKSTLMKAMLGLVPVSSGKVLYRSKPLMQQLEKVAYVPQRSQIDWTYPATVWDVVMMGRVKKTGWLRSFSAVSRQVAKNSLERVGMIEYRDRPIGQLSGGQQQRVFLARALTQQAEIFCFDEPLVGIDQKTQTVIFEVFHELAATGKIVLVVNHDLGESIAHFDDLILLNRELIATGSRQQVLTEDNLLHAYGGKVMYFSEAA, from the coding sequence ATGAGTTCTACTGCACCAATTAACATTACCCATTTAGGGGTACATTACCGGATACAAGAAGCCTTAAGAGACGTTAACTGTATTGTCAAACCGGGACGACTCACAGGTATTTTTGGCCCTAATGGTGCTGGCAAAAGTACGTTGATGAAAGCAATGTTGGGCTTAGTTCCCGTTAGCAGTGGTAAGGTGTTGTACCGAAGCAAACCTTTGATGCAGCAACTAGAAAAAGTTGCCTATGTACCACAGCGCAGCCAAATCGACTGGACTTATCCTGCTACGGTTTGGGATGTAGTGATGATGGGAAGGGTGAAGAAAACAGGTTGGTTGCGTAGCTTTTCAGCAGTTAGTAGGCAAGTAGCAAAAAACTCCCTAGAAAGAGTTGGGATGATAGAATATCGCGATCGCCCCATTGGACAATTATCAGGGGGACAGCAGCAACGAGTATTTTTAGCCCGTGCTTTAACACAGCAAGCTGAAATTTTCTGTTTTGATGAACCTTTAGTAGGTATTGATCAGAAAACTCAGACAGTAATTTTTGAAGTCTTCCATGAACTTGCTGCAACCGGCAAAATTGTCCTAGTAGTTAACCATGACTTAGGAGAATCAATTGCCCACTTTGACGATTTAATCTTACTAAACCGCGAACTAATTGCCACAGGTTCACGGCAACAAGTACTCACAGAAGATAATTTACTTCACGCTTATGGCGGCAAAGTAATGTACTTTTCAGAAGCAGCATAG
- a CDS encoding glycosyltransferase family 4 protein, with protein MRIAQVAPLWERVPPPAYGGTELVVGLLTDELVRRGHEVTLFATGDSISLAKLAAVHPRPLRQDSTIKEYSVYEMLHLASVYERAEEFDIIHCHTGYTGLAYAHLVTTPTVHTLHGIFTPDNEKMFMFGKKQAFVSISDAQREPKLGLNYIATVYNGIDVNSYEFYPQAENPPYLAFLGRISPEKGVHLAIEIAKKTGYCLKIAGKVDAVDIEYFEKQIKPQIDSKQIQYLGEANHTQKNALMGGAVATLFPITWREPFGLVMVESMASGTPVIAMKLGSTVEVISHGNTGFLCNDIPECISAIDQVTKLDRYACRKYVENRFSVQEMTNGYEAVYQQILAKRFAHNGYFRSLVSLTNSHT; from the coding sequence ATGCGAATTGCTCAAGTTGCCCCATTATGGGAAAGAGTACCGCCTCCTGCCTATGGCGGTACGGAGTTAGTAGTGGGGTTGTTAACTGATGAATTAGTCAGACGCGGACATGAAGTAACTCTATTTGCAACGGGAGATTCTATTAGCCTGGCAAAACTCGCAGCAGTTCATCCCCGTCCTCTCAGACAGGATTCGACTATAAAGGAGTACAGCGTTTATGAGATGCTGCACCTAGCTTCAGTGTACGAACGGGCAGAAGAGTTTGATATTATTCACTGTCATACAGGGTATACGGGACTAGCTTATGCACATCTCGTCACAACCCCTACAGTTCATACGTTGCACGGTATCTTTACCCCAGACAACGAAAAGATGTTTATGTTTGGTAAAAAGCAAGCCTTTGTAAGCATTTCTGATGCACAACGAGAACCAAAGTTAGGACTGAATTATATTGCGACAGTTTATAACGGGATTGATGTTAATAGTTACGAGTTTTATCCCCAAGCAGAAAATCCACCTTACCTCGCATTTTTGGGTCGAATATCTCCAGAGAAAGGAGTGCATTTAGCAATAGAAATTGCTAAAAAAACTGGTTATTGTTTGAAAATAGCAGGGAAGGTAGATGCTGTTGATATCGAATATTTTGAGAAGCAAATCAAACCGCAAATTGACTCCAAGCAAATTCAGTATTTAGGTGAAGCCAACCACACGCAAAAAAATGCCCTAATGGGAGGTGCAGTAGCAACTTTGTTCCCAATTACTTGGCGAGAACCTTTTGGGTTGGTAATGGTTGAGTCAATGGCTTCAGGTACGCCAGTGATTGCGATGAAGCTGGGTTCTACTGTAGAGGTAATTTCCCACGGCAATACGGGTTTCTTATGTAACGACATTCCTGAGTGCATCAGTGCTATTGACCAGGTAACCAAGTTAGACCGCTATGCTTGTCGAAAATATGTAGAAAACCGTTTTAGCGTTCAAGAAATGACAAATGGTTATGAAGCAGTTTATCAACAAATTTTAGCAAAACGATTTGCTCATAACGGGTATTTCCGCAGTTTGGTTAGTTTAACTAACAGCCACACTTAA
- a CDS encoding pentapeptide repeat-containing protein: MVKKRTEQNKSIEPPELPEELVIEKLPDGELSELDSYKNLLLLNCQLTGARGVTIEQSHFQNVQMADERFSRFDLSDIRFDKCDFANTEWDKASLNRVEFNSCRILGFKVIKSQIKNTLIKDCHGKFAQFEFTKFKATRFENCVLEDTNFQDADLSNVTFLNCNLRNAMLSGAKLTGTDFRGSQIEDLQVSIEQLRGAIFDPLQAVYILERHAGVIVKYSDYE; this comes from the coding sequence ATGGTTAAAAAGCGCACAGAGCAGAATAAGTCAATAGAACCGCCTGAACTACCGGAGGAACTGGTTATTGAAAAATTACCAGATGGGGAACTATCTGAGCTTGATTCTTATAAAAATTTACTTTTATTAAATTGTCAACTGACTGGTGCTAGAGGCGTAACTATTGAACAGTCACATTTCCAAAATGTACAAATGGCTGATGAGCGATTTTCTCGTTTTGATTTGAGTGATATTCGTTTTGATAAATGTGACTTTGCTAATACTGAATGGGATAAAGCCAGCCTTAATAGGGTGGAATTTAACAGTTGTCGGATTTTAGGATTTAAAGTAATAAAATCCCAAATTAAAAATACTTTAATAAAAGACTGTCATGGTAAGTTTGCTCAGTTTGAGTTTACAAAATTTAAAGCTACTCGTTTTGAAAACTGTGTACTAGAAGATACTAACTTTCAAGATGCAGATTTATCTAATGTTACTTTTCTAAATTGTAATCTTCGTAATGCTATGTTGTCTGGTGCGAAACTTACAGGTACTGATTTTAGAGGTTCACAAATAGAAGATTTACAGGTAAGCATTGAGCAGCTACGAGGAGCTATTTTTGACCCATTACAAGCCGTTTATATTTTAGAGCGTCATGCTGGAGTTATAGTAAAATACTCTGATTATGAATAA
- a CDS encoding ABC transporter permease, with protein MNSSPSLKKPRVAWQAVFSLLIFVFMYLPILVLAFYSFNQSPYSATWQGFTLDWYGKLFSDDRILSALKNSLIVAGCAVSISAVLGTLMAVGLARYQFPLKNLYRGVAYLPLIIPDIAIAVATLVCLAAFAVPLSLWTIVAAHIVFCLAYVGLVVSSRLTNLDPHLEEAALDLGATPTQAFIKVLLPQLMPGIIAGCLLAFVLSLDDFLIASFTAGSGYNTLPMEIFSRIRTGVKPDINALSVMLISVSAIAALVAEFIRASGENKN; from the coding sequence GTGAATAGCTCTCCATCACTCAAAAAACCGCGTGTCGCATGGCAGGCGGTTTTCTCACTATTGATATTTGTGTTCATGTACCTACCTATACTGGTACTTGCCTTCTATAGCTTCAATCAATCGCCTTACAGTGCAACTTGGCAAGGGTTTACCCTCGATTGGTATGGCAAGTTATTCAGTGACGATCGCATTTTATCCGCTTTGAAAAACAGTTTGATAGTTGCTGGTTGTGCAGTCAGCATTTCCGCAGTGCTGGGAACCTTGATGGCGGTGGGGTTGGCGCGTTATCAATTTCCGTTGAAGAACTTGTATCGCGGTGTTGCTTATCTCCCATTGATTATTCCTGATATTGCGATCGCAGTAGCTACTTTAGTATGTCTAGCAGCATTTGCAGTTCCTCTGAGTTTGTGGACAATCGTCGCGGCTCATATAGTATTTTGTCTTGCCTACGTTGGACTTGTAGTTTCTTCCCGACTTACGAACTTAGATCCTCACTTAGAAGAAGCAGCACTCGATTTAGGAGCAACACCAACCCAAGCCTTTATTAAAGTATTGTTACCGCAATTGATGCCTGGAATTATCGCAGGTTGTCTGTTAGCTTTTGTCCTGAGCTTAGATGATTTTCTCATCGCCAGTTTCACTGCTGGTAGCGGTTATAACACATTACCAATGGAAATTTTTAGTCGCATTAGAACAGGCGTAAAACCTGATATTAATGCTCTTAGCGTCATGCTAATTTCAGTATCAGCGATCGCTGCTTTGGTAGCTGAGTTTATTCGCGCTTCTGGAGAGAATAAAAACTAA